The Henckelia pumila isolate YLH828 chromosome 2, ASM3356847v2, whole genome shotgun sequence genome includes a window with the following:
- the LOC140878596 gene encoding uncharacterized protein translates to MAMSLEDFLAEEGFQRRKTKIVSRNSTSEGRPSVPLRVRHEASSSLTVKKREKIDSESQTRKNDVQLKRRGRQDSWDDARSNVRTSADSQVSEITEVTQGYEIVEVGNNSPYKDIYLNKVYGYEENESRNSAKHEERERYMQLSGKNMVEDKKNRTNSFNHPLSIPKRGNTDTTNWKIMNQPPESSAKKNFDENKSMKQPDLEETLDTPALDEAAVKAIISILSGYIRRFLKDEYFRTSLSHNSFASLNFIGLEEGLNTESKVIENLEQAIETVERAAEDSASVKELKKASLQLSVITGLNSKDLKDGFTSGIPNLKFSACAHLYLSVIYVIQKKDKITAKHILQVFRDSPFQARVALLPDLWDHVFLPNLLHLKLWYDKDARSVADLPVSKNINLLDKVYNETLDSGTHQFAKYYKDWLTEDLEAPSLPVIKIPSFSVQLMPKGGLHGHTNSPASYVSPQPMVSKKLYDEVFSRARKMGFELEIYEEENFEISARSSNSPAPEDKQLILYDSFTSTNQCFEPNSESLPGDICVANETHSESSLGVTKPDERYRNSQSYQKNIHTLQPCKLNVRVMFKNKRRIMKSLEINLHFQASAATSFHSGNDKEKTFILPLLLCCIEANEECRNDLSINMSKSSLLDLLYFEQLKTVSDAVSLLTKLICLNRRRDSQIFLEGVDEEQLANAMDDLLIHLKTCTLEETPAVAILILHLNILKKCSRALLVLGGCFSSSGKLMTEDWILKLAGFLNGPDWDITDDDSYDMSFDGKATMNSGNSKNSKVDSQIKDSEEEKARESWLVSLSASLLEDGTKPFLETVCKCLNLGNSDLVRVCLVTMAWLSSSLASLPDTEFQLYAFSALISPLKK, encoded by the exons ATGGCCATGTCACTGGAGGATTTTCTGGCAGAGGAAGGATTCCAGAGgagaaaaacaaaaatagtTTCAAGAAATTCTACATCTGAAGGGAGACCGAGCGTGCCTCTGCGTGTTAGACATGAAGCCAGTTCTTCACTTACTGTGAAAAAAA GGGAGAAGATAGACTCAGAATCCCAGACTAGGAAAAATGATGTGCAACTCAAAAGAAGAGGTCGCCAAGATTCATGGGATGACGCAAGGTCTAACGTTAGGACTTCTGCAGATTCACAAGTTTCAGAGATAACTGAGGTGACACAGGGATATGAGATAGTTGAGGTGGGAAATAACAGCCCATACAAAGATATTTACTTGAATAAAGTCTATGGGTACGAGGAAAATGAGAGTAGGAATTCTGCTAAACATGAGGAAAGGGAGAGATACATGCAACTTTCTGGGAAGAATATGGTAGAGGACAAGAAAAATAGGACTAACTCTTTCAACCATCCTCTGTCCATACCCAAGAGAGGAAACACCGACACAACCAATTGGAAAATTATGAACCAACCCCCCGAGAGCTCCGCTAAGAAAAACTTTGACGAAAATAAGAGCATGAAACAACCTGATCTTGAAGAGACGCTGGATACTCCGGCTCTTGATGAAGCTGCTGTTAAGGCCATCATTTCTATCTTGAGCGGATACATAAGGCGTTTTCTTAAGGACGAATATTTCAGGACATCCCTTAGTCACAATAGTTTTGCTTCCCTCAATTTCATTGGATTAGAAGAAGGCCTGAATACTGAAAGTAAAGTAATAGAAAATCTTGAACAAGCTATAGAGACAGTGGAAAGAGCAGCAGAGGACAGTGCGAGTGTAAAAGAACTGAAAAAAGCTTCGTTACAGTTAAGTGTTATTACTGGATTAAATTCAAAGGATTTGAAGGATGGTTTTACGTCTGGAATcccaaatttgaaattttcagcTTGTGCTCATCTGTATCTCAGTGTGATATATGTGATACAAAAGAAGGACAAGATTACCGCAAAACATATTCTTCAAGTGTTCCGTGATTCTCCTTTCCAGGCACGAGTAGCTTTGTTACCTGATTTATGGGACCATGTTTTTCTGCCAAATCTCTTACATTTGAAGCTCTGGTATGATAAAGATGCTCGTTCTGTGGCAGATTTGCCTGTTTCAAAAAACATCAATCTTCTTGATAAAGTCTATAATGAAACATTGGATTCAGGAACACACCAATTTGCCAAGTACTACAAAGATTGGCTAACTGAGGATCTTGAAGCACCTTCACTCCCTGTGATCAAAATTCCTTCTTTCTCTGTTCAACTGATGCCAAAGGGAGGCCTGCACGGCCACACAAATAGTCCTGCTAGTTATGTCTCACCTCAGCCAATGGTCAGCAAAAAACTCTATGATGAAGTATTTAGCCGTGCACGTAAAATGGGGTTTGAACTGGAAATTTATGAAGAGGAGAACTTTGAAATAAGTGCTAGAAGCTCAAATAGTCCTGCCCCAGAAGACAAGCAACTGATATTATATGATTCATTTACCAGCACAAATCAATGCTTTGAACCAAACAGCGAATCTCTACCT GGAGATATATGTGTAGCCAATGAAACGCACTCAGAAAGTTCATTAGGAGTAACAAAGCCTGATGAAAGATACAGAAATTCTCAGAGttatcaaaaaaatattcaCACCCTACAGCCTTG CAAATTGAATGTGAGAGTAATGTTCAAG AACAAGCGGAGAATCATGAAAAGTTTAGAGATAAACCTGCACTTTCAAGCATCCGCAGCGACTTC GTTTCATAGTGGAAACGATAAGGAGAAGACGTTTATCTTACCTTTGTTGTTGTGTTGCATTGAAGCTAATGAAGAGTGCAGGAATGATCTTTCAATAAACATGAGCAAGTCAAGTCTGCTTGATCTACTTTACTTTGAGCAGTTGAAGACAGTGTCAGATGCAGTTTCACTGCTGACTAAACTCATTTGCTTGAACAG GAGGAGGGATTCTCAAATTTTCTTAGAAGGTGTAGACGAAGAACAGTTAGCGAATGCGATGGATGATTTGTTAATACATCTCAAGACGTGCACACTGGAAGAGACGCCTGCAGTTGCTATTCTGATTCTACATTTGAATATTCTG AAGAAGTGTTCCAGAGCTCTCTTAGTCCTTGGAGGCTGCTTCTCTTCATCTGGGAAACTCATGACAGAGGATTGGATCCTTAAACTTGCTGGATTTCTCAATGGTCCTGACTGGGATATTACTGATGATGACTCCTATGATATGTCATTTGATGGAAAAGCGACAATG AATTCTGGCAATTCAAAAAATTCGAAGGTTGATTCTCAGATCAAAGACAGTGAAGAGGAAAAGGCAAGGGAGAGTTGGCTAGTGAGTTTATCAG